From a region of the Terriglobia bacterium genome:
- a CDS encoding riboflavin synthase: MFTGLIEEVGNVLRVTGGDGTTRLVVSSNNLIQEMRKGDSIAVSGVCLTAVELKPDRIGFDLATETLARTSLGRLKPGFEVNLELPMKAGGRMGGHIVQGHVDGVGMFLGLERIEGKEDFWLYVEIPADLAKYVVFKGSISIEGISLTVAQIEGTKVTVAIIPHTFEATNLKSLKPGDPVNIEADIIAKYAEKMLRGEAPREINVEKLVSEGF; this comes from the coding sequence ATGTTCACCGGACTCATCGAAGAAGTCGGCAATGTCCTGCGCGTGACCGGCGGCGACGGCACCACGCGCCTGGTGGTCTCCTCCAACAACCTCATCCAAGAGATGAGAAAGGGCGACAGCATCGCGGTCAGCGGAGTCTGCCTGACCGCCGTGGAGTTGAAGCCCGACCGCATCGGGTTCGATCTGGCGACCGAGACGCTGGCACGCACCTCGCTGGGCCGATTGAAGCCAGGTTTCGAGGTGAATCTCGAACTCCCGATGAAGGCCGGCGGGCGCATGGGCGGGCACATCGTCCAGGGACACGTGGACGGCGTGGGCATGTTCCTCGGCCTGGAACGCATCGAGGGCAAAGAGGATTTCTGGCTTTACGTCGAGATTCCCGCCGACCTGGCGAAGTACGTGGTCTTCAAGGGCTCGATCTCCATCGAGGGCATCAGCTTGACGGTGGCGCAGATCGAGGGCACAAAGGTGACGGTCGCCATCATCCCCCACACCTTCGAGGCGACGAACCTGAAGTCGCTCAAACCCGGCGATCCGGTCAACATCGAGGCCGACATCATCGCCAAGTACGCGGAGAAAATGCTTCGCGGTGAGGCGCCGCGCGAGATCAACGTGGAGAAGCTGGTCAGCGAAGGGTTTTGA
- a CDS encoding molybdenum cofactor guanylyltransferase: MQDVSAFILAGGKSTRMGSDKALVEFDGETLLSRALLKARTVASRACIVGAREKFELFGPVIEDLYPERGPLGGIHAALQASNTELNLVLAVDMPFLPEAALKYIVVQAWGCDAVVTVPRVAGFYQTLCAVYRLEFAELAEEALRAGHNKIDPLYARTSVRIIEEAELAEVDIFPAMFDNLNTPQDLERAVRTQPARTS; this comes from the coding sequence ATGCAGGACGTTTCCGCCTTCATCCTCGCCGGCGGCAAAAGCACCCGCATGGGCTCCGACAAAGCCCTGGTCGAGTTCGATGGAGAAACCCTGCTGTCCCGCGCTCTGCTCAAGGCGCGAACCGTTGCCAGCCGCGCGTGCATCGTCGGGGCGCGCGAGAAGTTCGAGCTGTTCGGCCCGGTGATTGAAGACCTTTACCCGGAGCGCGGGCCTTTGGGCGGCATCCACGCCGCTCTCCAGGCCAGCAACACCGAGCTGAACCTGGTGCTGGCGGTGGACATGCCCTTCCTGCCCGAGGCCGCCCTGAAGTACATCGTGGTGCAGGCGTGGGGCTGCGACGCCGTGGTCACCGTGCCCCGGGTTGCAGGCTTCTACCAGACGCTCTGCGCCGTCTACCGGCTGGAATTCGCCGAGCTCGCCGAAGAAGCCTTGCGCGCCGGCCACAACAAGATCGATCCGCTCTATGCCCGGACTTCGGTGCGCATCATTGAAGAGGCGGAGCTGGCCGAAGTTGATATCTTTCCCGCTATGTTCGACAATCTCAACACGCCGCAGGATCTGGAGCGCGCGGTGCGCACTCAGCCGGCCCGGACCTCATGA
- the plsY gene encoding glycerol-3-phosphate 1-O-acyltransferase PlsY, translated as MLSTYAIIAVVSYLLGSIPFGYILMRVFRGEDVRASGSGNIGATNVARKAPGLGIATLLLDAAKGFAAVIVAYGFFRHELLGWAQLLADTQMYDPVGPPFPPAPYLAGSIAAICAILGHMFPVWLRFRGGKGVATGVGAFLALAPNAIGAVLLIFIAVVIASRYVSLGSIAAAAAFPLFAYILNRKEYPPPVLLLMALASALIILKHHQNIRRLLAGTENRLELKRTRA; from the coding sequence ATGCTGAGTACCTACGCCATCATCGCTGTTGTTTCTTATCTGCTCGGTTCGATTCCGTTCGGCTACATCCTCATGCGCGTCTTCCGTGGCGAGGACGTGCGGGCGTCCGGTAGCGGCAATATCGGAGCGACCAACGTTGCACGCAAAGCCCCCGGCTTGGGAATTGCGACACTGCTGCTGGATGCCGCAAAGGGTTTCGCGGCAGTCATCGTTGCGTATGGGTTCTTTCGACATGAATTGCTCGGGTGGGCACAGCTGTTAGCGGATACCCAAATGTATGATCCAGTCGGCCCGCCATTCCCGCCCGCCCCATACCTAGCCGGATCGATAGCAGCGATTTGTGCGATTCTAGGTCACATGTTTCCTGTGTGGTTAAGATTTCGCGGAGGAAAGGGTGTCGCCACAGGCGTCGGTGCCTTCTTAGCTCTCGCCCCAAATGCAATCGGAGCCGTGTTGCTCATCTTCATTGCGGTGGTGATTGCCTCGCGGTATGTCTCTCTCGGTTCAATCGCTGCAGCGGCGGCGTTTCCTCTGTTTGCTTACATACTGAATCGCAAGGAGTACCCACCACCAGTTCTGCTCCTCATGGCGCTGGCTTCCGCTCTCATCATCCTCAAGCACCACCAGAACATCCGGCGCCTGCTCGCCGGAACCGAGAACCGCCTCGAGCTCAAGAGGACACGCGCATGA
- a CDS encoding NAD(P)-dependent glycerol-3-phosphate dehydrogenase, with protein sequence MNIAVIGAGAWGTAICIALGRKGGHRVRLWAYEKEVCESINTHHLNELFLAGLPVPASVTATNDFAQALDGAQIVVSVMPSHHTRRLFQQMKPHLRPEMLYVSATKGIENESLLRMTQVIAQVLDEKFPLRIGALSGPSFAREVAKGDPTAVAIASNDHGLACTVQREFSDPSFRVYTNDDVVGVEMGGALKNVIAIAAGVCDGMGLGHNTVAALITRGLAEITRLTVACGGQPLTMSGLAGMGDLVLTCTGGLSRNRSVGVELGKGRKLDDIIAGMRGMVAEGVLTTNAAVGLAAKMKVEMPISQQMHAILHQGKPARDAIRELMTRPATGELNFQTSA encoded by the coding sequence ATGAACATCGCGGTCATCGGCGCCGGCGCCTGGGGTACCGCGATCTGCATTGCTCTCGGCCGAAAGGGCGGCCACCGCGTCCGCCTGTGGGCCTACGAGAAGGAAGTCTGCGAGTCCATCAACACGCACCATCTCAATGAGTTGTTCCTCGCCGGACTTCCTGTCCCGGCGAGCGTCACAGCGACCAACGACTTCGCGCAGGCGCTGGACGGCGCGCAGATCGTGGTCAGCGTGATGCCCTCGCACCACACCCGCCGACTCTTCCAGCAGATGAAGCCGCACCTGCGGCCGGAGATGCTTTACGTCAGCGCCACCAAGGGCATCGAGAACGAATCCCTGCTGCGCATGACCCAGGTCATCGCCCAGGTCCTGGACGAGAAGTTTCCCTTGCGCATCGGGGCGCTGAGCGGGCCGTCGTTCGCCAGGGAAGTGGCCAAGGGCGACCCGACTGCGGTCGCCATCGCCTCCAACGACCACGGGCTGGCCTGCACCGTGCAGAGAGAGTTCAGCGACCCGTCATTCCGCGTGTACACCAACGACGACGTGGTCGGGGTCGAGATGGGCGGCGCCTTGAAGAACGTGATCGCCATCGCTGCCGGCGTCTGCGACGGCATGGGGCTGGGTCACAACACGGTCGCCGCGCTGATCACGCGCGGGCTGGCGGAGATCACGCGCCTCACCGTCGCCTGCGGAGGCCAGCCCCTGACCATGTCCGGGCTGGCCGGCATGGGCGACCTGGTGCTCACCTGCACTGGCGGCCTATCGCGCAACCGCAGCGTCGGCGTGGAGTTGGGCAAGGGCCGCAAGCTCGACGACATTATCGCCGGCATGCGTGGCATGGTGGCGGAGGGAGTGTTGACGACCAATGCCGCCGTGGGACTCGCCGCCAAAATGAAAGTGGAGATGCCGATCTCACAGCAGATGCACGCCATCCTGCACCAGGGCAAGCCGGCGCGCGACGCCATCCGCGAGCTGATGACCCGCCCCGCCACCGGCGAACTCAACTTCCAGACCTCCGCCTAG
- a CDS encoding HD domain-containing protein produces the protein MPRRIPILHLILAVLVLISVVPLYFYADKVVATNRDRLKTNEMLSQNTVTRSMSDQIELRQMSRHAMLANFSSAVEIASGGNITGDHVATPELRALLERFVTSSGDIAYATLLNEDAKGISAGRMAPDVFMQRELERAFAAARDSRDYTGQPLAVSTGKESRTVMLVSAPLKVDTRFLGMIGAVVDLEFVIKRLREADQGGLFTYVVDHQGRLVAAADPSYATGQDMTRFEIVKNFAEQGGKAQFAATREFNVMEGKEEVPMLGTYSPAQTLGWAVVAQKKQKDAYQGVFEMQRSARLWAIFAVLMSIVISFLAARSITRPLDILTESSQAIAKGDFSRRVHLKSRTEFGELADTFNSMSSDLERFVQDLKRAAEENRELFMGSIQMLAGAVDEKDPYTRGHSDRVTKYSVLLAKELGLEPHEVEKIQISAQLHDVGKIGIEDRILKKPGALTPEEFEVMKTHTTKGATILRPVTMLKDMIPGIELHHESLDGRGYPYGLKGDQIPLVARIITVADTFDAMTTNRPYQAAMDPEYVVRIINSLAATKFDPKVVGALTAVFERGDLKIRRAATVQPEAAPAVAGAGGAAPQPVQVAKS, from the coding sequence ATGCCCAGACGTATACCCATCCTTCATCTGATTCTGGCCGTGCTGGTGCTGATCAGCGTGGTTCCGCTGTACTTCTATGCGGACAAGGTGGTGGCCACCAACCGCGATCGCCTGAAGACCAACGAGATGCTCTCGCAGAACACGGTGACGCGCTCGATGAGCGATCAGATCGAGCTGCGGCAGATGTCGCGCCATGCCATGCTGGCGAATTTTTCGTCGGCGGTGGAGATTGCCAGCGGCGGCAACATCACCGGCGACCACGTGGCCACGCCTGAGCTGCGCGCCCTGCTGGAGCGCTTCGTGACTTCCAGCGGCGACATCGCCTACGCCACCCTGCTGAACGAGGATGCCAAGGGCATCTCCGCCGGGCGGATGGCTCCCGACGTTTTCATGCAGCGCGAGCTGGAACGCGCCTTTGCCGCTGCCCGCGACAGCCGCGACTATACCGGCCAGCCCCTGGCTGTGAGCACCGGCAAGGAGTCCAGGACGGTCATGCTGGTCAGCGCGCCACTGAAGGTGGATACGCGCTTCCTGGGGATGATCGGCGCGGTGGTGGACCTCGAGTTTGTCATCAAGCGGCTGCGGGAAGCCGACCAGGGCGGCCTGTTCACCTACGTGGTGGACCATCAGGGACGCCTGGTGGCCGCCGCCGACCCGTCTTATGCCACCGGCCAGGACATGACCAGGTTCGAGATCGTGAAGAACTTCGCCGAACAGGGTGGCAAGGCGCAGTTCGCGGCCACCCGCGAGTTCAACGTCATGGAGGGCAAGGAAGAGGTGCCCATGCTGGGCACCTACAGCCCGGCGCAGACCCTGGGTTGGGCCGTGGTGGCACAGAAAAAGCAGAAAGACGCCTACCAGGGCGTCTTCGAGATGCAGCGCTCAGCGCGACTGTGGGCGATCTTCGCGGTGCTGATGAGCATCGTCATCTCCTTCCTGGCGGCGCGTTCCATCACCCGCCCGCTCGACATCCTGACCGAGTCGAGCCAGGCCATCGCCAAGGGCGATTTCTCCAGGCGCGTCCACCTCAAGAGCCGGACGGAGTTCGGTGAGCTGGCGGATACTTTCAATTCCATGTCCTCGGACCTGGAGCGCTTCGTGCAGGACCTCAAGCGCGCCGCCGAGGAGAACCGCGAGCTGTTCATGGGCTCCATCCAGATGCTCGCGGGCGCGGTCGACGAAAAGGACCCGTACACGCGCGGCCACTCCGACCGCGTTACCAAGTACTCCGTGCTGCTGGCCAAGGAACTCGGGCTGGAGCCGCACGAAGTCGAGAAGATCCAGATCTCGGCGCAACTCCACGACGTGGGCAAGATCGGCATCGAGGACCGCATCCTCAAGAAGCCGGGTGCGCTCACGCCGGAAGAGTTCGAGGTCATGAAGACCCACACCACCAAGGGCGCCACCATCCTGCGCCCGGTCACGATGCTGAAGGACATGATCCCGGGCATCGAGCTGCACCACGAGTCGCTGGACGGGCGGGGCTATCCCTATGGACTGAAGGGCGACCAGATCCCGCTGGTGGCGCGCATCATCACCGTGGCCGACACCTTCGACGCCATGACCACCAACCGTCCCTACCAGGCGGCGATGGACCCCGAGTACGTGGTGCGCATCATCAACTCGCTGGCCGCCACCAAGTTTGATCCCAAAGTAGTGGGGGCTCTGACCGCGGTGTTCGAGCGTGGCGACCTGAAGATCCGCCGTGCAGCTACGGTCCAGCCGGAAGCTGCGCCTGCCGTAGCTGGCGCCGGCGGCGCCGCTCCTCAGCCCGTGCAAGTCGCAAAGTCCTGA
- the ftsY gene encoding signal recognition particle-docking protein FtsY, producing MIQTLFGSIEQEPSFFDRMKQAVTKTRESLAERIEDIVSIGKEIDRDTLDDLEATLIAADLGTTTTHEILEKLRDKADRRQIKDINELKRLLKEEIAGILTAAEKPVRTVETPPEVILVVGVNGTGKTTTIGKLAQTLRAQGKTVLLCAADTFRAAAIEQLEIWGQRTGTEVIKTKPGGDPAAVLYDAVQAAKSRHTDYVIVDTAGRLHTKSNLMAELDKMRRAAGKLVPSAPHETLLVMDATTGQNGLQQARLFTQSAGVTGIVLTKLDGTAKGGVVVAISRELGLPVRYVGVGEKATDLLPFKAEDFVESLFA from the coding sequence ATGATCCAGACCCTTTTCGGAAGCATCGAGCAGGAGCCCAGTTTCTTCGACCGCATGAAGCAGGCGGTCACGAAGACGCGCGAGAGCCTGGCCGAACGCATCGAGGATATCGTCTCCATCGGCAAGGAGATCGACCGCGACACGCTCGACGACCTGGAGGCCACGCTCATCGCCGCCGACCTCGGAACCACCACCACGCACGAGATCCTGGAGAAGCTGCGCGACAAGGCCGACCGCCGGCAGATCAAGGACATCAACGAACTGAAGCGGCTGCTGAAGGAAGAGATCGCGGGCATCCTGACGGCGGCGGAGAAGCCGGTGCGGACAGTAGAAACGCCGCCCGAAGTGATCCTGGTGGTGGGCGTCAACGGCACGGGCAAGACCACCACCATCGGCAAGCTGGCGCAGACGCTTCGCGCCCAGGGCAAGACGGTCCTCCTGTGCGCCGCCGACACCTTCCGCGCCGCCGCCATCGAGCAGCTCGAGATCTGGGGCCAGCGCACCGGAACCGAGGTCATCAAGACCAAGCCGGGCGGCGATCCTGCGGCGGTGCTCTACGACGCCGTGCAGGCAGCGAAGTCGCGCCACACGGACTACGTCATCGTGGACACTGCGGGGCGCCTGCACACCAAGTCGAACCTGATGGCCGAGCTGGACAAGATGCGGCGCGCCGCCGGCAAATTGGTGCCGAGTGCGCCCCACGAGACGCTGCTGGTGATGGACGCGACCACGGGGCAGAACGGATTGCAGCAGGCACGTTTGTTCACGCAATCCGCGGGCGTGACCGGCATCGTGCTTACCAAACTGGACGGTACGGCGAAGGGCGGCGTGGTGGTCGCGATCTCGCGCGAGCTCGGATTGCCGGTGCGGTATGTCGGAGTCGGTGAGAAAGCCACCGACCTGCTGCCGTTCAAAGCCGAGGATTTTGTGGAATCTTTATTCGCGTAG
- a CDS encoding ATP-binding cassette domain-containing protein has product MNHEPQPYIEFQDVSKAFGDHKVLDHVSFYVLPGETLCILGRSGVGKSVALHNLIGFLKPDSGRIIVAGEDVTDFGERDMERIRKKVTMVFQNGALFDSLTVGENVAFPLRERRDLDEVQVYQVVDGLLEMVGVKQFRDQLPSDLSTGMKRSVAIARALAAQPECILYDEPTTMVDPLMAQLLGDLIKKLKFQLKLTSIVVTHDMRLAEKLADRIVFLHEARAIFFGPYTEMERSSEPTLKQFLRLDELVLPGQEPTRDQPGASPPA; this is encoded by the coding sequence ATGAACCACGAACCGCAGCCCTACATCGAGTTCCAGGATGTCTCCAAGGCGTTCGGCGACCACAAGGTGCTGGACCACGTCAGCTTCTACGTCCTGCCCGGCGAGACGCTCTGCATCCTGGGCCGCTCCGGCGTGGGCAAGTCGGTCGCGCTGCACAACCTCATTGGTTTTCTCAAGCCGGATTCGGGGCGCATCATCGTGGCCGGCGAGGACGTCACCGATTTCGGCGAACGTGACATGGAGCGCATCCGCAAGAAGGTCACCATGGTCTTCCAGAACGGGGCGCTCTTCGACTCGCTCACGGTCGGCGAGAACGTGGCCTTCCCGCTGCGCGAGCGCCGCGACCTCGACGAGGTCCAGGTCTACCAGGTGGTGGACGGCCTGCTGGAGATGGTCGGCGTCAAGCAGTTCCGCGACCAGTTGCCTTCGGACCTCTCCACCGGCATGAAGCGCTCGGTGGCCATCGCCCGCGCCCTCGCCGCCCAGCCGGAGTGCATCCTGTACGACGAGCCCACCACCATGGTGGACCCGCTAATGGCCCAACTGCTGGGCGATCTGATCAAGAAGTTAAAGTTTCAGTTGAAGCTGACTTCGATCGTGGTCACCCACGATATGCGCCTGGCCGAGAAGCTCGCCGACCGCATCGTCTTCCTGCATGAGGCCCGCGCCATCTTCTTCGGCCCCTACACCGAGATGGAGCGCAGCTCGGAGCCCACCCTCAAGCAGTTCCTCCGCCTCGACGAACTCGTCCTTCCCGGCCAGGAGCCGACCCGCGACCAGCCGGGCGCGTCCCCACCGGCCTAG
- the thpR gene encoding RNA 2',3'-cyclic phosphodiesterase: protein MRLFVALDIPDEIRNKIRTLMEGVRGFAPDVRWVAAESLHVTLKFIGEQPDDKLAAIKEALSGVAGDRMDVSFRSTGFFPTAKSARVFWIGIEADERLARLAGAVDAALEPLGIERERRAFSPHLTLARAGSGRPQRMKEDRANPTFRRLQERLAQMPAPEFGTMTAREFSLYLSTLSPKGAQYSKLERFVLRSS from the coding sequence ATGCGTTTATTCGTCGCTCTCGACATCCCGGATGAGATCCGGAACAAGATCCGCACCTTAATGGAAGGCGTGCGTGGCTTCGCGCCCGACGTGCGCTGGGTGGCGGCGGAATCGCTGCACGTCACGCTGAAGTTCATCGGCGAGCAGCCCGACGACAAGCTGGCGGCGATCAAGGAAGCCCTGTCTGGAGTCGCAGGCGATAGGATGGACGTAAGCTTCCGCAGCACCGGCTTCTTCCCCACGGCAAAGTCTGCACGCGTGTTCTGGATCGGGATCGAGGCCGACGAGCGTCTGGCCCGGCTTGCGGGTGCAGTGGATGCGGCGCTGGAACCGCTGGGCATCGAGCGCGAGCGGAGAGCGTTCTCGCCTCACCTCACCCTGGCCCGCGCGGGCTCGGGGCGTCCCCAACGCATGAAGGAAGACCGCGCGAACCCCACTTTCCGGCGCTTGCAGGAGCGATTGGCGCAGATGCCCGCACCCGAGTTCGGTACAATGACCGCGCGCGAATTCTCTTTGTACTTGAGCACGCTGTCGCCGAAAGGTGCGCAGTACTCGAAGCTGGAGCGGTTTGTGCTACGGAGCAGTTAG
- the ribD gene encoding bifunctional diaminohydroxyphosphoribosylaminopyrimidine deaminase/5-amino-6-(5-phosphoribosylamino)uracil reductase RibD, which produces MQEALELARSGVGLTSPNPAVGALVVDASGDVVGSGTHTYDGVKHAEVLALEQAGDKTRGATLYVTLEPCPHQGRTGPCAAAVIAAGIKRVVAATHDPNPQVGGKGFARLRAAGIKVTQGVLEAEACKLNEWFAKYIRTKLPLVTLKAGMTLDGKIAPPPGESDNPSALGSRGATGGWITSEQARAHVQELRHASDAIMVGVGTIVADDPLLTDRSGQPRRRPLLRVIVDSRLRLPLGSRLVKTAKNDVLVFCSLAEEKKKRALEKHGIRVEQVSLGPANDGRPDLVRIARRLGELEITSLLIEGGALVNWAALASGIVDKVFLYYAPKILAGTGSVPFAGGMGFRRISEAAYVKNITLHRFGEDFAVEGYLRDPYEVL; this is translated from the coding sequence ATGCAGGAAGCGCTCGAGCTGGCCCGGAGCGGCGTAGGCCTCACCTCGCCCAATCCCGCCGTCGGCGCCCTCGTCGTGGACGCCTCCGGCGATGTCGTAGGCAGCGGCACACACACCTACGACGGCGTAAAGCATGCGGAGGTGCTAGCCCTCGAACAAGCCGGCGACAAAACGCGCGGCGCAACCTTGTACGTCACGCTGGAGCCGTGCCCGCACCAGGGGCGGACCGGACCGTGCGCCGCAGCGGTGATCGCGGCCGGTATCAAGCGTGTGGTCGCAGCCACGCACGACCCGAACCCGCAGGTCGGAGGCAAAGGCTTTGCGCGCCTCCGCGCCGCAGGCATCAAGGTCACACAAGGTGTGCTCGAGGCCGAGGCGTGCAAGCTCAACGAGTGGTTCGCCAAGTACATCCGCACCAAGCTGCCGCTGGTGACGCTGAAGGCGGGCATGACGCTGGACGGCAAGATCGCACCGCCACCGGGCGAGAGCGACAATCCGTCGGCGCTGGGATCGAGAGGCGCCACCGGCGGCTGGATCACCAGCGAGCAGGCGCGCGCCCACGTGCAAGAGCTGCGGCATGCAAGCGACGCCATCATGGTCGGCGTTGGCACCATCGTCGCCGACGATCCCCTGCTCACCGACCGCAGCGGCCAGCCGCGGCGCAGGCCGTTGCTGCGCGTCATCGTGGACTCGCGGCTGCGCCTGCCGCTGGGATCCCGCCTGGTCAAGACGGCGAAGAACGACGTCCTGGTCTTCTGCTCCCTGGCCGAGGAGAAGAAGAAGCGCGCGCTGGAAAAGCACGGCATCCGCGTCGAGCAGGTCTCGCTCGGACCCGCCAACGACGGGCGTCCCGACCTGGTGCGGATCGCCAGGCGGCTGGGCGAACTGGAGATCACTTCCCTGCTAATCGAGGGCGGCGCGCTGGTGAACTGGGCGGCGCTCGCCTCGGGCATCGTGGACAAAGTGTTCCTTTATTACGCGCCGAAGATCCTGGCGGGGACGGGCTCGGTCCCATTCGCCGGAGGCATGGGCTTCCGGCGCATCAGCGAAGCCGCATACGTGAAGAACATCACGCTTCACCGCTTTGGCGAGGATTTCGCAGTCGAAGGTTATCTTCGCGATCCATACGAGGTCTTATAA
- a CDS encoding BON domain-containing protein, whose amino-acid sequence MSARRWSCVALATLIFAIAVNVGCNRARSDVQIANDVQQKILGDGNVPTKQVTVSANNGVVTLSGNVGSELERTAAANDAALVEGVRTVVNNLTVMEAQASVPAPVEEAQPPEPPAPARKPSPRHVATAPRRSSTYQQAEMTPVPPAAPAVAPATAPVSQTPAPPPPPKPVTIPDGTTLSIRMIDPIDSDRNQIGDRFHATLDTPISIGDQVILPQGADIEGRVAQLRSSGHFTGQSEIALELTSVSVNGRRYNVQTDQYSRQGSSRGKNTAAKVGGGAAVGAILGGIIGGGKGAAIGATVGAGAGTGVQAATKGQQIHITPEQLLAFRLESPLTVTPSASNSRRPRAPMTTSENVHDYSNDQSPPQPDDTNPPVLKRREE is encoded by the coding sequence ATGAGCGCCAGACGCTGGAGCTGCGTCGCACTTGCCACATTAATTTTCGCAATAGCGGTGAACGTGGGCTGCAACCGCGCCCGCAGCGATGTGCAGATCGCCAACGATGTGCAGCAGAAGATCCTCGGCGACGGCAACGTCCCCACCAAGCAGGTCACGGTTTCGGCGAACAACGGCGTGGTGACGCTGTCGGGCAACGTGGGCAGCGAACTGGAACGCACGGCCGCCGCCAATGACGCGGCGTTGGTCGAGGGCGTCCGCACGGTGGTGAACAACCTGACGGTGATGGAGGCGCAAGCGTCTGTGCCGGCTCCGGTGGAGGAGGCACAGCCGCCAGAGCCCCCCGCTCCCGCGCGCAAGCCTTCGCCGCGACACGTAGCCACTGCGCCGCGGCGCAGCAGTACGTACCAGCAGGCGGAAATGACGCCAGTCCCACCGGCGGCGCCCGCCGTGGCGCCGGCGACAGCTCCGGTCTCGCAGACACCAGCACCGCCTCCGCCGCCCAAGCCGGTCACCATCCCCGATGGCACGACCTTGTCGATCCGCATGATCGACCCCATCGATTCGGACCGCAATCAGATCGGCGACCGCTTCCACGCGACACTGGATACGCCAATCTCGATCGGTGACCAGGTCATTCTGCCGCAGGGCGCCGACATCGAAGGCCGCGTGGCGCAACTTCGCTCCTCGGGACACTTCACCGGCCAGTCGGAAATCGCGCTGGAGCTCACCTCTGTCAGCGTGAACGGGCGGCGCTACAACGTGCAGACCGACCAGTACTCGCGCCAGGGGAGCTCGCGCGGCAAGAATACGGCGGCCAAGGTGGGTGGGGGCGCGGCGGTCGGAGCCATCCTGGGCGGGATCATCGGCGGGGGCAAGGGCGCCGCCATCGGCGCGACCGTGGGCGCAGGCGCCGGCACCGGCGTACAGGCGGCCACCAAAGGCCAGCAGATCCACATCACGCCCGAGCAGCTCCTGGCCTTCCGCCTGGAGAGCCCGCTGACGGTGACGCCGTCGGCCAGCAACAGCCGCCGCCCGCGCGCGCCCATGACGACCAGCGAGAATGTCCACGACTACTCGAACGACCAGAGCCCTCCGCAACCGGACGACACTAACCCCCCGGTGCTGAAGCGCCGCGAGGAGTAG
- a CDS encoding potassium channel protein, whose product MDIRRRLAYALLVMVVITAAAVTGYRLLGGSNVSLLQALYMAVITLAGVGYGEIVDTSHSPALRIFNMFVVLFGVTITVYMFSVVTAFLVEGEITNIFWRRKMQKRIQAVKHHYIICGLGDTGRYAVEELQKTGTPYVVVEHTEENIKKLQEHDPVYKEVLYVTGDATDENTLDQAGIDRARGLIASLASDKDNLVITVVARQKNPNIRIIARCTDQRFAERLMKAGANSTVSPNHIGGMRMASEALRPHVVGFLDVMLKEHGRTLRIEEIDIGSGSPWVGTTLQHIDLRHRYNLLPLAIRQEDGSFLPNPPDNHQVQASTVIIVMGDVSELKRARHAAASGAAMVAPG is encoded by the coding sequence ATGGACATCCGCCGAAGACTCGCCTACGCGCTGCTGGTGATGGTGGTCATCACGGCGGCGGCCGTCACCGGCTACCGCCTGCTGGGTGGAAGCAACGTCTCGCTCCTGCAGGCGCTCTACATGGCGGTGATCACCCTGGCGGGCGTGGGCTACGGGGAGATCGTCGACACCAGCCACAGCCCCGCCCTGCGCATCTTCAACATGTTCGTGGTGCTGTTCGGGGTAACCATCACCGTGTACATGTTCTCGGTGGTAACGGCTTTCCTGGTCGAAGGCGAGATCACCAATATCTTCTGGAGACGCAAGATGCAGAAACGTATCCAAGCGGTAAAACACCATTACATCATCTGCGGCCTGGGCGACACCGGCCGCTACGCCGTCGAGGAACTCCAGAAGACCGGGACCCCTTACGTGGTGGTGGAGCACACGGAAGAGAACATCAAGAAGTTGCAGGAGCACGATCCGGTCTACAAGGAAGTCCTCTACGTCACCGGCGACGCGACCGATGAGAACACGCTGGACCAGGCGGGTATCGATCGCGCCCGAGGGCTGATCGCATCGCTGGCCTCGGATAAAGACAACCTGGTCATCACGGTGGTGGCGCGGCAGAAGAACCCGAACATCCGCATCATCGCGCGCTGCACCGACCAGCGCTTTGCCGAGCGGTTGATGAAGGCGGGCGCGAACTCGACGGTCTCGCCCAACCACATCGGTGGGATGCGCATGGCCAGCGAGGCGCTACGCCCCCACGTAGTCGGCTTCCTCGACGTCATGCTGAAGGAACACGGGCGCACGCTGCGCATCGAAGAGATCGACATCGGCTCGGGCTCTCCCTGGGTGGGAACGACGCTACAGCACATCGACCTGCGTCACCGGTACAACCTGCTGCCGCTGGCCATCCGGCAGGAGGACGGGTCGTTTCTCCCCAATCCGCCGGACAACCACCAAGTGCAGGCCAGTACGGTCATCATCGTCATGGGCGACGTGAGCGAGCTGAAGCGCGCGCGGCATGCCGCGGCGTCCGGTGCGGCGATGGTGGCGCCGGGGTAG